From a single Arachnia propionica genomic region:
- a CDS encoding DUF6301 family protein, which produces MNALTTEEFTTWANRLTGLPWPMTTEEFAKIATGEFGWTIFDSEQVLTATFSRFSEYVLVGKRSTGEVRRILFAAAETTDRRDHSEPIQLNDHFVKYINAGSTEWGKGFKTIIGKRPLKAWRTINDGVCELVRGPHEVTFTFYTPQGGLFTALLKCALTRGFPGWRAVCE; this is translated from the coding sequence ATGAACGCGCTGACCACCGAAGAATTCACCACATGGGCCAACCGCCTCACAGGCCTCCCCTGGCCCATGACCACCGAGGAATTCGCAAAAATCGCTACGGGCGAGTTCGGTTGGACCATCTTCGACAGTGAACAAGTACTCACCGCCACTTTCTCAAGATTTTCCGAATATGTCTTAGTCGGCAAAAGAAGCACCGGCGAGGTTCGCAGAATTCTATTTGCCGCAGCCGAAACAACCGACAGGAGAGACCATAGCGAGCCTATCCAACTAAATGACCACTTTGTCAAGTACATCAATGCGGGTTCAACTGAATGGGGAAAGGGTTTCAAGACGATCATCGGAAAACGCCCGCTCAAGGCTTGGAGAACCATTAACGATGGGGTATGCGAACTGGTCCGCGGCCCACATGAGGTAACCTTCACTTTTTATACCCCACAAGGAGGTCTATTCACGGCCCTTCTCAAGTGTGCGCTGACTAGGGGTTTTCCTGGCTGGCGCGCCGTCTGTGAATAA
- a CDS encoding fructosamine kinase family protein, with protein MSLPEELIADLDVIRVTPVRGGDIARAYRLDTPSGPVFLKTHPSPTRMLFEREARGLRALREAAPPELRVPEVLAASPRGLVLEWIDEGGRGPATETALGVGLARLHSLPAPHFGGLDGDTSGYLGSVEVDLTPASSWSEFYLERRVLPLTRRAVAEKRVPAEALRLLDVLSLRVDELCGPPEPPSLVHGDLWAGNRLVDVTGVNWLIDPAAHYAHREFDLAMMALFGGFGAEAFASYNETHPLADGWQERIPWHHLTPLLVHAILFGGGYGASVLSTLQQLAA; from the coding sequence ATGTCGCTACCCGAAGAGCTGATCGCCGACCTCGACGTGATCCGCGTCACCCCGGTCCGTGGCGGGGACATTGCACGGGCCTACCGGCTCGATACCCCCTCCGGGCCGGTGTTCCTGAAGACGCACCCCTCCCCCACCCGGATGCTGTTCGAACGCGAGGCGCGCGGCCTGCGGGCGCTGCGGGAGGCCGCACCGCCGGAGCTGCGGGTTCCCGAGGTGTTGGCCGCCTCGCCCCGCGGGTTGGTGCTCGAATGGATCGACGAAGGTGGTCGCGGTCCCGCCACCGAAACGGCGCTGGGCGTCGGCTTGGCCCGGCTGCACAGCCTGCCCGCGCCCCACTTCGGTGGCCTCGACGGCGACACGTCGGGATATCTGGGGTCCGTCGAGGTGGATCTGACCCCGGCGTCGTCGTGGTCCGAGTTCTACCTGGAACGCCGGGTGCTGCCGCTGACCCGACGGGCCGTCGCGGAGAAACGGGTGCCCGCCGAGGCCCTGCGGCTGCTCGACGTCCTCTCCCTCCGTGTCGACGAGCTGTGCGGGCCGCCCGAGCCCCCGTCGCTGGTGCACGGCGACCTCTGGGCGGGCAACCGCCTGGTGGACGTCACGGGCGTCAACTGGCTCATCGACCCAGCCGCGCACTACGCACATCGCGAGTTCGACCTGGCGATGATGGCGCTGTTCGGCGGCTTCGGCGCGGAGGCGTTCGCCTCCTACAACGAAACCCACCCGCTGGCCGACGGCTGGCAGGAGAGAATTCCCTGGCACCACCTGACCCCGCTGCTGGTGCACGCCATCCTGTTCGGCGGCGGCTACGGCGCCTCCGTGCTGTCGACGCTGCAACAACTCGCCGCCTGA
- a CDS encoding glycoside hydrolase family 32 protein: protein MISGKYGRRALLFGVGTTAGALVLGTRDQDIATASPPSSTPSASGPLSPTPTSHIPSEATAKTDPFRPVYHYTPASGNLADPNGLIFHQGEYHLFHQQDGTWAHAVSPDMVRWERLGTALEHDALGLAMSGSCVDDGANTSGLVPGGGMVAIYTSTEGGEAQSLAYSTDRGRSWKRHDGNPVIPNEGRKDFRDPKVFWHEPTKSWVMVVSLGDRIAIYRSGDLRSWTHASDFGEGKGSHAAVWECPDLFPLDDVSTGQTRWVLTMSIGDNNETHGSTAQYFIGDFDGSTFFPEDDRIRFTDAGQDFYAAQTFEKVEGRRIWLGWMGNWAYPYSMPTEGWKNQMSIPRELTLTTRDGVRLLRQQPVKELDALRGRAADIGGLSATDTTTGLGTGRVVELDLTLDVSKASDAWLSLCRGQIDGTLQEVRVGVMPTEGIFYLDRTAGGLETVPGRDGGTAQFALRREVAYRPVNGTVRLHVYVDHSSVEVFVDDGAPVGSLLVFADPRAQELALGAKGTATVVSGAVTPLSL, encoded by the coding sequence ATGATCAGTGGAAAGTACGGTCGTCGCGCCCTGCTGTTCGGTGTCGGAACAACAGCCGGGGCGCTCGTTCTCGGCACCCGAGACCAGGACATCGCCACGGCCTCCCCGCCATCGTCCACCCCCAGCGCGTCCGGTCCCCTCTCGCCGACCCCCACGTCCCACATCCCCTCGGAGGCCACAGCCAAGACCGATCCCTTCCGACCGGTGTACCACTACACCCCCGCCAGCGGGAACCTAGCCGACCCCAACGGCTTGATCTTCCACCAGGGCGAATACCACCTGTTCCATCAGCAGGACGGCACCTGGGCGCACGCCGTCAGCCCCGACATGGTGCGCTGGGAACGTCTGGGCACCGCCCTCGAACACGACGCCCTCGGCCTGGCGATGTCCGGCAGCTGCGTCGACGACGGCGCCAACACCTCCGGCCTGGTTCCGGGCGGCGGAATGGTCGCGATCTACACCTCCACCGAAGGTGGGGAGGCACAGTCCTTGGCGTACAGCACCGATCGCGGTCGCTCCTGGAAACGCCACGACGGCAACCCCGTCATCCCCAACGAGGGCCGCAAGGACTTCCGCGACCCGAAGGTTTTCTGGCACGAACCGACCAAGTCGTGGGTGATGGTGGTCTCCCTCGGCGACCGCATCGCCATATACCGTTCCGGCGACCTGCGGTCCTGGACGCACGCCAGCGACTTCGGGGAGGGAAAAGGTTCCCACGCCGCGGTGTGGGAATGCCCCGACCTGTTCCCCCTCGACGACGTCTCCACCGGCCAGACCCGGTGGGTGCTGACGATGTCAATCGGCGACAACAACGAAACCCACGGTTCGACCGCCCAGTACTTCATCGGCGATTTCGACGGCTCCACGTTTTTCCCCGAGGATGACCGGATCCGCTTCACCGACGCCGGTCAGGACTTCTACGCTGCCCAGACCTTCGAAAAGGTCGAGGGGCGCCGCATCTGGCTGGGGTGGATGGGCAACTGGGCCTACCCCTACTCGATGCCCACCGAGGGTTGGAAGAACCAGATGAGCATTCCCCGCGAACTGACGCTGACCACCCGGGACGGGGTACGGCTTCTGCGGCAGCAACCGGTGAAGGAACTGGATGCGCTGCGAGGCCGGGCAGCAGACATCGGCGGGCTATCCGCCACGGACACGACCACCGGGCTGGGGACAGGTCGGGTCGTCGAACTGGATCTGACGCTCGACGTCTCCAAGGCCAGCGATGCGTGGCTGAGCCTGTGCCGCGGCCAGATCGACGGCACACTCCAGGAGGTTCGGGTGGGTGTCATGCCCACCGAGGGCATCTTCTACCTCGACCGCACCGCCGGTGGCCTGGAAACAGTGCCGGGACGCGACGGCGGGACGGCACAATTCGCCCTGCGACGTGAGGTCGCCTACCGTCCCGTCAACGGCACGGTGCGACTGCACGTCTACGTCGATCACTCCAGCGTGGAGGTCTTCGTCGACGACGGCGCCCCTGTGGGATCACTGCTGGTGTTCGCCGATCCCCGGGCCCAGGAACTCGCCCTGGGTGCGAAGGGCACCGCGACGGTTGTTTCGGGAGCCGTGACCCCGTTGTCACTCTGA
- a CDS encoding ABC transporter ATP-binding protein, whose translation MSVLALEKVNYAYDKMARKLLENVTLEFEEGKFYAILGGSGAGKSTLLGLLAGLDVPTSGKIFCNGKDISEEGLPKHRKRNVSLVFQNYNLIDYLTPLENLRLVNHRADARVLEKMGLEKEEINRNVMKLSGGQQQRVAIGRALVSDAPVILADEPTGNLDEDTASDIIDILKTAAHDKGKCVIVVTHSKQVAKAADVVLRLRNRKLVA comes from the coding sequence ATGAGCGTTCTTGCGCTGGAAAAGGTCAACTACGCCTACGATAAAATGGCGCGAAAACTCCTTGAAAACGTCACCCTCGAATTCGAGGAGGGAAAGTTCTACGCGATTCTTGGTGGTTCCGGGGCGGGCAAGTCGACGCTGCTCGGATTGCTCGCCGGGCTGGATGTTCCCACCAGTGGGAAGATCTTTTGCAACGGAAAGGACATCTCGGAGGAGGGACTTCCCAAACACCGCAAACGCAACGTGTCGCTGGTGTTCCAGAACTACAACCTGATCGACTACCTGACCCCGCTGGAAAACCTTCGCCTGGTGAATCACCGGGCAGATGCCCGGGTGTTGGAGAAGATGGGGTTGGAGAAGGAGGAAATCAACCGTAACGTCATGAAACTCTCGGGCGGGCAGCAGCAGCGGGTTGCGATCGGTCGGGCACTGGTCTCCGACGCCCCCGTGATCCTCGCCGACGAACCGACGGGCAACCTCGACGAGGACACCGCCAGCGACATCATCGACATCCTCAAGACCGCCGCACACGACAAAGGCAAGTGCGTCATCGTCGTCACGCACAGCAAACAGGTGGCCAAGGCCGCCGACGTCGTGCTGCGGCTCAGGAACCGGAAGCTCGTGGCCTGA
- a CDS encoding ABC transporter permease → MSLLKRAWLSVSRRIGKSVVLLLIMTVIFTALVAEASVRGSMQALRESVSRGVPAGFVIHPGTGELSLTDAQSVSGVQGVTGHNYVRALTATPSALTLVEMPASGVELSGDVAPEAGVTGVTRSDLVQGFAAKQYTLVEGRHIAEGDQNSAIMHQELAAKNGLKVGDRVTLNRDGKSVTVTIVGLFTGTSGKASLPSEMAENTFYTDLASSGELAAGQGLTEAQYLVASADELGATIARVKALSLPWDTFQVEDNAKTFAGVLSGIATVEGLLNLMLAGVSLASVAILVFVLVFWVRGRVYEIGILLSVGTAKKSLLAQFLIELTMIALAAGGLAALASGQVSRILGDFVVGQAAGTGDGQAGVNVPPPSFAAASALDLGRAWLLGYAVVLVSAVVAMIPMLRLTPKQILSKMS, encoded by the coding sequence ATGTCATTGTTGAAACGCGCCTGGCTGTCGGTCAGCAGGCGTATCGGAAAGAGCGTGGTGCTGCTGCTTATCATGACGGTGATCTTCACCGCCCTGGTGGCGGAGGCCAGCGTCCGCGGCTCCATGCAGGCCCTCCGGGAGAGCGTCAGCCGTGGGGTGCCAGCCGGGTTCGTGATTCATCCCGGAACCGGGGAACTGAGCCTCACCGACGCACAATCCGTCAGCGGAGTGCAGGGGGTCACCGGCCACAACTACGTCCGAGCTCTCACCGCCACGCCGTCGGCCCTCACGCTCGTCGAGATGCCCGCCAGCGGGGTGGAGCTCTCCGGTGATGTGGCACCCGAGGCGGGCGTCACGGGAGTGACCCGCAGCGACCTGGTCCAGGGTTTCGCCGCCAAGCAGTACACCCTCGTCGAGGGACGCCATATCGCCGAGGGCGACCAGAACTCGGCGATCATGCATCAGGAACTGGCGGCGAAGAACGGCCTGAAGGTGGGGGACCGGGTCACGCTGAACCGTGACGGAAAATCCGTGACGGTGACCATTGTCGGCCTGTTCACCGGGACCAGCGGGAAGGCGTCGCTGCCCTCGGAGATGGCGGAAAACACTTTCTACACCGACCTGGCCTCCAGCGGGGAACTCGCCGCCGGGCAGGGACTCACCGAGGCCCAGTACCTGGTCGCGAGTGCCGACGAGCTGGGAGCGACGATCGCCCGGGTCAAGGCGCTGTCGCTGCCCTGGGACACCTTCCAGGTGGAGGACAACGCCAAAACCTTCGCGGGGGTGCTCTCCGGGATCGCCACCGTCGAGGGGTTGCTCAACCTGATGCTGGCGGGGGTGAGCCTCGCGAGCGTCGCAATCCTGGTGTTCGTGCTGGTGTTCTGGGTGCGGGGACGGGTGTACGAGATCGGGATCCTGCTGTCGGTGGGTACGGCCAAGAAGAGCCTGCTCGCGCAGTTCCTGATCGAACTGACCATGATCGCGCTCGCCGCGGGTGGCCTGGCGGCCCTCGCCTCCGGGCAGGTTTCCCGCATCCTCGGCGATTTCGTCGTCGGGCAGGCAGCGGGCACGGGTGACGGCCAGGCCGGCGTCAACGTCCCGCCCCCCAGTTTCGCCGCCGCCTCGGCGCTCGACCTCGGACGCGCCTGGCTGCTCGGCTACGCCGTCGTCCTGGTGTCGGCGGTGGTCGCAATGATCCCGATGCTGCGGCTCACGCCGAAGCAGATTCTCTCCAAGATGAGTTAG
- a CDS encoding ABC transporter permease, translating into MSEREKNMRALTCAWRFVVRKKLKTLIMFGILLCLSTVMLSMVAVKGSTDAAASQVGQQLKAGFTLENNRKNNPGTPRGGGVVKETDIDAVKGVSGVSDHLRRMSLTADLVGAKPLKLPNSQRDYDAQKEKLFGNLVGGYGENNTELDVNFRSGSLKLSQGRHINESDVNKAIIHEDLAKANGLKIGDKLKLKANPEDADNVKKSTEEVEVEIVGLFSGENIKPAQTRVELVQNSVYTDVTTTKQLAKFEKGEEIYTDATFFVESANTLDDVMKQAGQLGVDWKNFQLTKTNQILAGVTGTVKSIYKLVDTMVVATVIFGVVVISLVLWLWARERRRETGILLAVGTSKPGIVAQHILELVLIAIPAFGAAWFAAQGAAQFIGNQLVSQAAKATSKEMASQLGGSGLGSDNESALSGKTLDHVQVMLDTGQWALVCGISLALVCVAVLIASIPTLRAKPKALLTQLS; encoded by the coding sequence GTGAGCGAGAGAGAAAAGAATATGCGGGCCCTGACCTGTGCGTGGCGCTTCGTGGTGCGCAAAAAACTGAAGACATTGATAATGTTCGGAATTCTGCTGTGTTTGTCGACGGTCATGCTGAGCATGGTCGCGGTGAAAGGCTCGACGGACGCGGCGGCGTCGCAGGTCGGTCAGCAGCTGAAGGCCGGTTTTACCCTCGAGAACAACCGGAAGAACAATCCCGGGACTCCCCGGGGTGGTGGTGTCGTCAAGGAAACCGACATCGACGCCGTCAAGGGCGTGTCCGGGGTGAGCGATCACCTCCGTCGTATGTCGTTGACCGCCGACCTGGTGGGGGCGAAGCCGCTGAAACTGCCCAATTCCCAGCGCGACTACGACGCCCAGAAGGAAAAACTATTCGGGAACCTGGTGGGCGGCTATGGGGAGAACAACACCGAACTGGACGTGAACTTCCGTTCCGGCAGCCTGAAACTGAGCCAGGGACGTCACATCAACGAATCCGACGTCAACAAGGCAATCATTCACGAGGATCTCGCCAAGGCGAATGGCCTGAAGATCGGCGACAAACTCAAGCTGAAGGCCAACCCGGAGGATGCCGACAACGTGAAAAAATCCACCGAGGAGGTGGAGGTCGAGATCGTCGGTCTCTTCTCGGGGGAGAACATCAAACCCGCTCAGACTCGCGTCGAGCTGGTGCAGAACTCCGTCTACACCGACGTGACCACCACAAAACAGCTCGCCAAGTTCGAGAAGGGTGAGGAGATCTACACGGACGCCACCTTCTTTGTGGAATCCGCCAACACACTCGACGATGTGATGAAACAGGCCGGTCAGTTGGGGGTCGATTGGAAGAACTTCCAGCTCACCAAGACCAACCAGATCCTTGCCGGCGTCACCGGCACGGTGAAGAGCATTTACAAACTTGTCGACACGATGGTCGTGGCCACGGTCATCTTCGGCGTGGTGGTGATCTCCCTGGTGCTGTGGCTGTGGGCCCGGGAAAGGCGACGCGAAACCGGCATCCTGCTGGCGGTGGGCACGTCCAAACCCGGAATCGTGGCCCAGCACATCCTGGAGCTCGTGCTGATAGCAATCCCGGCCTTCGGTGCGGCGTGGTTCGCGGCCCAGGGGGCGGCCCAGTTCATCGGCAACCAGCTGGTTTCCCAGGCCGCGAAGGCGACGTCGAAGGAGATGGCCTCGCAGCTCGGTGGCAGCGGCCTCGGCTCCGACAACGAATCAGCCCTGTCCGGCAAGACCCTCGACCACGTCCAGGTGATGCTGGACACCGGACAGTGGGCCCTGGTGTGCGGAATTTCCTTGGCCCTGGTGTGTGTCGCGGTGCTGATCGCTTCCATCCCGACGCTGCGCGCCAAGCCCAAGGCCCTGCTCACCCAGCTGTCCTGA